A window of Rhabdothermincola salaria contains these coding sequences:
- a CDS encoding ROK family protein: protein MAAVVVGLDVGGTKILGRAVSTAAPTAVLAEERVQTPLGPAALLEALAGVVRDLQVRLDEAGHEPAVAVGMGVPALVDRDGVIRFATHLAGVTDLAVGRELSSELALPVVVDNDANCAALAEARVGAGAGSDDVAVVTLGTGIGAGFIVGGRLLRGARGFAGEPGHMQVADDGLPCPCGRRGCWERYASGGGLAHLARRAVREGRAPGLEALPGAPEGIRGEAVVALARQGDPDASAVLDELARWVAVGLADLVDLLDPELVVVGGGLVDAGDLLLEPVRRHYAPMVLGHGHREVPAVEPARLGSGAGAIGAALLAGELVT, encoded by the coding sequence ATGGCCGCGGTGGTCGTGGGCCTCGACGTCGGCGGTACCAAGATCCTCGGCCGGGCGGTCAGCACCGCCGCACCGACCGCGGTGCTGGCCGAGGAGCGCGTCCAGACGCCGTTGGGTCCCGCCGCGCTGCTGGAGGCCCTCGCCGGTGTCGTCCGTGATCTGCAGGTCCGTCTGGACGAGGCGGGCCACGAGCCAGCGGTGGCCGTGGGGATGGGCGTGCCCGCGCTGGTCGATCGCGATGGGGTGATCCGCTTCGCCACCCATCTGGCCGGCGTGACCGACCTGGCCGTGGGACGGGAGCTGTCGAGCGAGCTCGCGCTGCCGGTCGTGGTGGACAACGATGCCAACTGCGCCGCTCTCGCCGAAGCACGGGTCGGTGCCGGAGCGGGGTCCGACGACGTCGCGGTGGTGACCCTCGGCACCGGCATCGGCGCCGGGTTCATCGTCGGAGGGCGCCTTCTGCGGGGAGCCAGGGGCTTCGCCGGCGAGCCCGGCCACATGCAGGTCGCCGACGACGGCCTGCCCTGCCCGTGCGGTCGCCGGGGCTGCTGGGAGCGGTACGCCTCGGGCGGCGGTCTCGCCCACCTCGCCCGCCGCGCGGTGCGCGAAGGCCGGGCGCCCGGGTTGGAGGCCTTGCCCGGTGCCCCTGAGGGGATCCGGGGCGAAGCGGTGGTGGCCCTCGCCCGACAGGGCGACCCCGACGCGTCGGCCGTGCTCGACGAGCTGGCCCGCTGGGTGGCGGTCGGTCTCGCCGACCTGGTGGACCTGCTCGACCCGGAGCTCGTGGTGGTGGGGGGCGGGCTCGTCGACGCGGGCGACCTGCTCCTGGAACCGGTGCGGCGCCACTACGCCCCGATGGTCCTGGGCCACGGGCACCGGGAGGTCCCAGCGGTGGAGCCGGCCCGGCTGGGCTCCGGCGCCGGGGCCATCGGCGCGGCCTTGTTGGCCGGCGAACTCGTGACCTGA